A single window of Rubripirellula lacrimiformis DNA harbors:
- a CDS encoding sugar MFS transporter, with protein MAEDQDSNSTTASDSGVPIPDAALADRKIEVVPRQYLKAFVLTTCCFALWGFANDITNPLVKLFKEVFLISNTQSTLVQFAFYGGYFTMALPAAVFIRRFSYKGAIMVGFALYAIGALLSIPASLNANFWIFIAGFYVLTFGLAFLETSCNPYILAMGPPETATQRLNLAQAFNPMGSLIGMMIASTIIAPNLQVGEFRSKMESQAPEAIQYVQSEFPDGLPDFEQEFGALDSAVGTGLANMKSADPEVFDAMQQHDLGVVRTPYVVIAAVVLGFLALFAVTKMPTFAQPQPDAPLGQLARRLLAKAHYREGVIAQAFYVGAQITCWTFIIHYGMEQVGLTLGEAQNWNIAAMCIFLFSRFICTFMLKFVSPGKLLAVLAIVAACLTFGAIMLAAKTGLVCLVLVSACMSLMFPTIYGIALKGLPAEEAKLGSAGLIMAIVGGALLPLMQGWFIDEMGVRNSFYLPLICFVVIAIFGFRTFTRYESEEVQTA; from the coding sequence ATGGCGGAAGACCAAGATTCGAATTCGACCACTGCATCGGATTCCGGTGTCCCGATTCCCGACGCGGCCCTAGCGGACCGAAAGATCGAGGTCGTGCCACGCCAATACCTGAAAGCATTTGTGTTGACGACCTGCTGCTTTGCGCTGTGGGGATTTGCCAACGACATCACCAACCCGTTGGTCAAACTTTTCAAAGAGGTCTTCCTGATCAGCAACACGCAAAGCACGTTGGTGCAGTTTGCGTTCTATGGTGGTTACTTCACCATGGCTCTGCCGGCCGCCGTGTTCATTCGACGGTTTTCGTACAAGGGCGCGATCATGGTGGGGTTTGCCCTCTATGCAATCGGTGCGTTGCTGAGCATCCCGGCTAGCCTGAACGCGAACTTCTGGATCTTCATCGCTGGCTTTTACGTTCTGACGTTCGGGTTGGCGTTCTTGGAAACCAGTTGCAACCCCTACATCTTGGCGATGGGGCCGCCGGAGACGGCGACACAGCGATTGAACTTGGCGCAGGCATTCAATCCGATGGGGTCTTTGATCGGAATGATGATTGCGTCAACGATCATCGCCCCCAATCTTCAGGTGGGTGAGTTCCGATCGAAGATGGAATCCCAAGCACCCGAAGCGATCCAGTACGTTCAGTCCGAGTTCCCCGATGGGTTACCGGATTTCGAGCAAGAGTTCGGTGCACTCGATTCAGCGGTCGGAACCGGGCTGGCGAACATGAAGTCGGCGGATCCCGAAGTTTTCGACGCGATGCAGCAGCATGACCTGGGTGTCGTGCGGACACCGTATGTGGTCATTGCCGCGGTGGTGTTGGGCTTTCTGGCGTTATTCGCGGTGACGAAGATGCCTACCTTTGCACAGCCCCAACCGGATGCTCCCTTGGGCCAACTGGCCCGGCGGTTGTTGGCTAAAGCCCACTACCGCGAAGGGGTGATCGCCCAAGCGTTCTATGTCGGCGCTCAAATTACCTGTTGGACCTTCATCATCCACTATGGAATGGAACAGGTCGGTTTGACGTTGGGGGAGGCTCAGAACTGGAACATCGCGGCGATGTGCATTTTTCTATTCAGTCGTTTCATCTGTACGTTCATGCTGAAGTTCGTCAGCCCCGGAAAGCTGTTGGCCGTACTGGCGATCGTGGCTGCTTGTTTGACATTTGGTGCCATCATGCTGGCCGCCAAGACCGGATTGGTCTGTTTGGTGCTGGTGTCGGCTTGCATGTCGCTGATGTTCCCCACGATCTATGGGATCGCACTGAAGGGGTTGCCGGCCGAGGAAGCTAAGTTGGGTTCGGCGGGGTTGATTATGGCAATTGTTGGCGGTGCATTGTTGCCGTTGATGCAAGGTTGGTTCATCGATGAAATGGGAGTTCGCAATTCGTTCTACTTGCCATTGATTTGCTTCGTCGTCATCGCCATTTTCGGTTTCCGGACCTTCACCCGCTACGAATCCGAAGAAGTGCAAACAGCTTAG
- a CDS encoding DUF6666 family protein: MLIDAFRNANAAIALITLCIIIGDRPTRAENFNAEIESTSDIGVHGYASLPEPSVMAYGDAEHDPCSLNYLPTNHWSEYLTMFSGIDGSKQPQDYGVNANLGVRFAAEWAAPLSTEWGLGYQIGTAFEPSDNAVQVFELLGEDTTRIQNHTTAGVFHRGERLGWGIVHDFLYQDGFDTVTLGQWRARIGYRLTPLTEMGVTGRARSTGDDATFNGSNVRLQTVDQVSAYIRRTFDTGVQGTLWMGIADGHSESNAVVGTKAPFDESMVIGADILCPLNESFAIYGETNLIFPADTGTVDAMLGIQWYPGGNAKRARRQQYSAFLPTASDSTFSVDLIPQN, from the coding sequence ATGTTGATTGACGCCTTTCGTAACGCGAACGCAGCGATCGCGCTAATCACACTGTGCATCATCATTGGCGACCGTCCTACACGCGCCGAAAACTTCAACGCAGAGATCGAAAGTACCTCGGACATCGGCGTTCACGGATACGCTTCACTGCCTGAACCATCCGTGATGGCCTACGGCGACGCAGAACACGATCCATGTTCGCTGAACTATCTGCCCACGAACCACTGGTCGGAATACCTGACTATGTTTTCTGGGATCGACGGTTCGAAACAGCCTCAAGATTATGGCGTCAACGCAAATCTAGGCGTCCGCTTCGCTGCCGAATGGGCCGCGCCGCTGTCCACCGAGTGGGGATTGGGCTACCAGATCGGTACCGCATTCGAACCAAGCGACAATGCGGTCCAAGTATTTGAATTGCTCGGTGAAGACACCACTCGAATCCAAAACCATACAACCGCGGGCGTCTTCCACCGCGGCGAACGACTCGGCTGGGGCATCGTCCACGACTTCCTTTACCAAGATGGTTTCGATACCGTCACCCTGGGACAATGGCGTGCCCGCATCGGCTATCGACTGACGCCCCTGACCGAAATGGGCGTGACCGGGCGAGCGCGAAGTACGGGTGACGACGCAACTTTCAATGGATCGAATGTCCGTTTGCAAACCGTTGATCAAGTCAGCGCCTACATTCGAAGAACCTTCGATACCGGTGTCCAGGGAACCCTATGGATGGGCATCGCGGACGGGCACAGCGAATCCAACGCCGTGGTTGGCACGAAGGCGCCGTTTGACGAATCGATGGTGATCGGCGCCGACATTCTTTGCCCGCTGAATGAATCGTTCGCCATCTATGGCGAAACGAACCTGATTTTCCCAGCCGACACGGGGACAGTCGACGCAATGCTTGGCATCCAATGGTACCCCGGCGGGAACGCCAAACGCGCCCGCCGCCAGCAATATTCGGCGTTCCTTCCAACTGCATCCGATTCGACCTTCTCTGTCGATCTGATCCCGCAGAACTGA
- a CDS encoding protein kinase domain-containing protein yields the protein MIGAPKNEDTFAQPIELLGLVGRDHVDSFDQPSRASVDGQAGSMTRGIDQLDSLSNAIDSEIHLSSNPSGDAHILPQPISPSTRWRLSSVGPNATAYESMDAPSDHSRIRMILREDGWDAQQMSDLRQRLALIQLTRSPSILAVSAIAMTSSPPSFVMDNPDRRPWKSIVDQLRLADQISIAGQLVAMFRDAHRVGLTLPAGRLFDSAMISIVQCSGNDPRLCVDYSGVDCGEVENLASRAVDQSDLSNQDSVQRDLLELRNLLRVLLPQDDRGADVTDGQARLLGGRSRAAARRLLSDSGEVPGLDQWLSVLDAIVPDRAEAKLGSEMLLSQADDEDSDSTGVFPIAEVSEQHPLALDKTVDRSAPAGFNLDDENLRTGELPIPGQRPADPLIGQSLGRFRIDAIVGQGGMGTVYSGIDLTSGAIVAVKVLRNDLHDIAQAIRRFRKETRLLADVQNDHVVKLHHVGMDQGMHFMAMEFVDGIDLKTWSQGRLPLNAVDALSVIADVSRALVEAHKKEIVHRDIKPENVLMGRRMQGDDSLGNLRIKLTDFGIARHVQQSESLEVTKAGTMLGTPRYMSPEQCRGDGEIGVEADVYALGVSLYELLTGKTPFQADDPIKMAAKHCFESPPPIARRDDDLSDAAAQIVMRMLAKEPSDRFANASELLQEIERVLRGETADFQAHPQLPPHDPARIWKKAVQWDLDSSVDEMWPLVSNTERLNRAIGLPPVQYETIHDSKRGLRKFGSFRLGGVQIRWEEHPFEWVEGQRMGVLREFSSGPFKWFMSIVTLSPRGAGSQLTHEIRIEYRNLFGRVLTKVEADWKGFRQLDRTYRRIDRSVQQHHQSNVFQDVFESPTQLDRNAIRRLDQRIEAVAHAGGDITALEKLGDFIRHAPPQPLAQIRPRALADQLAVPEDLMIDTCLVAASQGLLSLRWDVLCPTCRVSASTTDMLSQIGAHTRCEACDVSFRSNVAEVIELVFRPHPDIRSVDDQDYCIGGPEHSPHVVVQVRIEAGERMELPVRLSPGDYILRSARLPRTQSIRVQHSAAPSHCDVILSRVGESTNIPTLRQGMPTIRIVNDDTSLHVVRIERTASRTDCLTAAVVSTMPRFRKLFPEQTFDTENPVTSEHLTLLATTVVNIESIYEQFGERESYELIKRQQKVLGEIVARNRGSVCKTIGESCLAVFESCDNAVMAAMEFDRIAKNDKRLVGLVIGQGLHRGRTLVATENSRLDYVGSSVRAVQALPPMSEGEILMTESVFADVAVVARLGSQLAQSTVSEVRLPGIADCRVQSINSDPGNKE from the coding sequence ATGATTGGTGCTCCTAAGAACGAAGACACTTTTGCCCAACCCATCGAGCTGCTTGGTTTGGTCGGGCGAGATCACGTGGATTCGTTCGATCAACCGTCCAGGGCGTCGGTCGATGGACAGGCTGGTTCGATGACCCGAGGGATCGATCAGCTGGATTCGCTATCCAACGCTATTGATTCCGAGATCCATTTGTCGTCGAACCCGTCGGGCGACGCCCACATACTCCCGCAGCCCATATCACCATCCACGCGGTGGCGACTATCGTCGGTTGGCCCAAACGCAACCGCCTATGAGTCGATGGATGCGCCATCCGATCATTCACGAATCCGTATGATTCTTCGGGAAGACGGATGGGATGCTCAGCAGATGTCCGATCTGCGCCAGCGTCTGGCTTTGATCCAATTGACACGTTCGCCGTCGATCTTGGCTGTCTCGGCCATTGCAATGACGAGTTCTCCGCCTAGTTTTGTCATGGACAATCCGGATAGGCGTCCGTGGAAGTCCATCGTTGATCAACTACGATTGGCGGACCAGATATCAATCGCAGGGCAACTGGTAGCGATGTTTCGCGACGCGCATCGCGTTGGGCTGACGCTGCCTGCGGGACGACTGTTTGATTCAGCGATGATTTCGATCGTGCAGTGCAGTGGAAACGATCCCAGGTTGTGCGTTGACTACAGCGGAGTCGACTGTGGCGAGGTTGAGAATCTGGCTAGCAGGGCAGTGGATCAAAGCGATTTATCGAATCAAGATTCGGTTCAGCGGGATCTATTGGAACTTCGCAATCTGTTGCGGGTGCTTCTGCCACAGGACGACAGAGGTGCTGACGTAACTGATGGCCAGGCTCGTTTGCTAGGCGGACGGTCGCGCGCAGCGGCTCGCCGGCTGTTGTCGGATTCCGGCGAAGTGCCGGGGTTGGATCAGTGGCTGTCCGTGTTGGACGCGATTGTTCCAGATCGCGCCGAGGCGAAGCTTGGCAGCGAAATGTTGCTGTCGCAGGCCGACGACGAAGACTCGGACTCGACCGGCGTATTTCCGATTGCAGAGGTGTCGGAGCAGCATCCACTGGCTCTGGACAAAACCGTTGATCGGTCGGCACCCGCCGGATTCAACTTGGACGACGAGAATCTTCGGACTGGGGAACTACCGATTCCCGGTCAACGCCCCGCGGATCCCTTGATCGGTCAATCACTTGGTCGATTCCGAATCGATGCGATCGTCGGCCAGGGTGGCATGGGGACCGTTTACAGCGGCATCGACCTGACCAGTGGCGCAATTGTCGCGGTCAAGGTGCTGCGCAACGATCTCCATGATATCGCTCAGGCTATTCGGCGGTTCCGAAAGGAAACTCGCTTGTTGGCCGACGTACAGAACGATCATGTTGTGAAGTTGCATCATGTCGGAATGGATCAAGGCATGCATTTCATGGCGATGGAGTTCGTTGACGGGATCGATCTGAAAACGTGGTCGCAAGGCAGGTTACCGCTGAACGCAGTGGACGCATTGTCGGTCATCGCTGACGTTTCGCGTGCTCTCGTCGAAGCTCATAAAAAAGAAATCGTTCACCGAGACATCAAGCCCGAGAACGTTTTGATGGGTCGACGCATGCAGGGTGACGATTCACTGGGGAACCTCCGGATCAAACTGACGGATTTTGGAATCGCACGGCATGTGCAGCAATCTGAGTCGTTGGAAGTCACCAAAGCGGGCACGATGTTGGGCACGCCTCGCTACATGTCGCCAGAACAGTGCCGCGGTGATGGCGAAATCGGAGTCGAAGCCGACGTTTACGCGCTGGGAGTTTCGCTCTACGAGCTGTTGACGGGGAAAACGCCGTTTCAAGCAGATGATCCGATCAAGATGGCCGCCAAGCACTGCTTTGAATCGCCGCCCCCGATCGCACGACGCGACGACGATCTGTCGGATGCTGCGGCTCAGATCGTGATGCGGATGTTGGCGAAAGAACCGTCCGATCGGTTCGCCAATGCAAGCGAATTGTTGCAAGAGATCGAACGTGTGCTGCGTGGCGAAACCGCAGACTTTCAGGCACATCCGCAACTGCCCCCTCATGATCCAGCTCGCATTTGGAAAAAGGCAGTCCAGTGGGATTTGGACAGCAGTGTCGATGAAATGTGGCCGCTCGTGTCCAACACCGAACGATTGAATCGAGCCATTGGTCTGCCTCCGGTTCAGTACGAAACGATCCACGATTCAAAACGGGGACTTCGGAAATTTGGTTCGTTTCGGCTCGGGGGCGTCCAGATCCGTTGGGAAGAACATCCGTTTGAATGGGTCGAAGGACAGCGGATGGGGGTCTTGAGGGAGTTTTCCAGCGGTCCCTTCAAGTGGTTCATGAGTATCGTGACGCTAAGTCCCCGTGGTGCCGGTTCGCAGCTCACTCATGAAATTCGCATCGAGTACCGGAATCTCTTTGGACGCGTGCTGACCAAAGTGGAAGCCGATTGGAAAGGATTTCGACAGCTCGATCGCACGTATCGGCGAATCGACCGATCCGTTCAGCAACACCACCAGTCCAACGTGTTTCAAGACGTCTTCGAATCGCCCACCCAACTGGATCGAAATGCGATCCGGCGACTCGACCAACGGATCGAAGCGGTGGCGCATGCGGGCGGCGATATCACGGCGCTTGAAAAGCTCGGTGACTTCATCCGACACGCCCCGCCACAGCCACTGGCCCAGATTCGACCGCGTGCGTTAGCCGATCAGTTGGCCGTTCCCGAAGATCTGATGATCGACACCTGCCTTGTGGCGGCATCGCAGGGCTTGTTGTCGCTTCGCTGGGATGTGCTTTGTCCCACCTGCCGTGTATCCGCCTCGACGACAGACATGCTGTCCCAGATTGGTGCTCACACTCGCTGTGAAGCATGCGATGTGTCGTTTCGATCCAACGTCGCTGAAGTAATCGAACTGGTGTTCCGCCCTCATCCAGACATTCGAAGCGTTGACGATCAAGACTACTGCATTGGCGGTCCAGAGCATTCACCCCATGTTGTGGTGCAAGTTCGGATCGAGGCCGGTGAACGAATGGAGCTTCCGGTGCGTCTATCGCCGGGGGACTATATTCTGCGTTCAGCCCGCTTGCCACGGACACAGTCGATCCGAGTTCAGCATTCCGCGGCACCATCGCATTGCGATGTGATTCTATCTCGCGTCGGTGAATCCACAAATATCCCGACCTTGCGTCAGGGGATGCCTACCATTCGGATTGTGAACGATGACACATCACTGCATGTGGTTCGGATCGAACGCACAGCCTCTCGCACCGATTGTTTGACCGCAGCGGTGGTTTCAACCATGCCTCGCTTTCGTAAACTGTTCCCTGAACAGACGTTTGATACAGAAAACCCTGTTACTAGCGAGCATCTGACGTTGTTGGCGACGACGGTTGTCAATATCGAAAGCATCTATGAACAGTTCGGCGAACGTGAGTCATATGAGCTGATCAAACGGCAACAGAAGGTCTTAGGCGAAATCGTCGCCCGGAATCGTGGCAGTGTTTGCAAAACGATTGGCGAAAGCTGTTTAGCGGTGTTCGAATCCTGCGACAACGCGGTGATGGCTGCGATGGAGTTCGATAGGATTGCAAAAAACGACAAACGCTTGGTCGGTCTGGTCATCGGTCAAGGCTTGCATCGTGGTCGAACTCTAGTCGCCACGGAGAACAGCCGTCTCGACTATGTGGGGTCATCGGTTCGCGCCGTACAGGCGCTGCCGCCCATGTCCGAAGGTGAAATTTTGATGACAGAGTCGGTGTTTGCAGACGTTGCGGTCGTCGCTCGGCTAGGAAGCCAGCTCGCTCAATCGACGGTGTCCGAAGTCCGCCTTCCGGGGATTGCGGATTGTCGCGTCCAATCGATCAATTCGGACCCAGGGAACAAAGAATGA
- a CDS encoding EAL domain-containing protein, translating into MNYFDVKRTKASSVSKSNSNWMLTEFGSGLHQSRSYLIPMPDCIVGRSTSAGLRISDSSVSKQHARLFTDAGQLFVEDLGSTNGTYVNNEKVQHSALVTGDLLQFANSLYKVCVEQTGGDEGTMEQGPETWAGTLLMFYRLMSDRAVKPYFQPIVKLENLQVDGNELLARSDLDELRDPASMFGAAERLGQQAALSELMRDEGSRVALGHPVAETQLYYNTHSAEFGTDRLDSSLRDLRQRYPTLPLTIEIHEAAITQPDAMRKLRALLTSLDMRLAYDDFGAGQGRLVELTEVPADVLKFDMQLIRNIDSASATRQELLRSLVRVSIDSGSVPLAEGVETEAEHKTCIQLGFQLGQGYYYGRPAPI; encoded by the coding sequence ATGAATTATTTTGATGTGAAGCGAACGAAAGCCTCTTCGGTCTCGAAGTCGAATTCGAACTGGATGCTGACAGAGTTCGGAAGTGGACTGCATCAGAGCCGATCGTATCTGATCCCGATGCCGGATTGTATCGTTGGTCGGTCCACTTCCGCAGGGCTACGGATTTCCGATTCGTCCGTTTCAAAACAGCATGCGCGATTGTTCACCGACGCGGGACAATTGTTTGTCGAAGATCTGGGAAGCACCAACGGAACCTACGTCAACAACGAAAAGGTGCAGCATTCCGCCCTGGTCACCGGTGATCTGTTGCAGTTTGCAAACTCGCTCTACAAAGTGTGCGTCGAACAGACCGGTGGAGACGAAGGAACGATGGAACAGGGGCCCGAGACTTGGGCCGGGACGCTTTTGATGTTCTATCGATTGATGTCCGACCGCGCCGTCAAGCCGTACTTTCAACCGATCGTTAAACTAGAGAATCTTCAAGTCGACGGGAACGAATTGCTTGCTCGCAGCGATCTGGATGAATTGCGTGACCCCGCATCGATGTTCGGAGCCGCCGAACGGCTAGGGCAGCAAGCCGCCCTCAGTGAGCTCATGCGTGACGAGGGTTCGCGGGTCGCGTTGGGACACCCGGTCGCCGAAACCCAACTGTACTACAACACCCATTCAGCGGAATTTGGCACGGATCGACTGGACAGTTCCCTGCGTGATCTTCGTCAGCGGTACCCGACGCTGCCTCTGACAATCGAGATTCACGAGGCGGCAATTACCCAGCCGGATGCCATGCGAAAATTGCGTGCCCTGCTAACTAGCTTGGACATGCGGTTGGCCTATGACGATTTTGGGGCCGGTCAGGGACGATTGGTGGAACTGACTGAAGTTCCAGCCGACGTGTTAAAATTCGACATGCAGTTAATTCGGAACATCGATTCGGCCTCCGCGACGCGTCAAGAATTGCTTCGGTCGCTTGTGCGTGTATCGATTGACTCGGGTTCTGTACCACTTGCCGAAGGCGTCGAAACCGAGGCCGAGCACAAGACTTGTATCCAGTTGGGATTCCAGTTGGGACAAGGCTACTATTACGGTCGGCCGGCACCTATCTAG
- a CDS encoding GDSL-type esterase/lipase family protein, whose product MSDALNVPAPDDQRSAAARIASLFRRVIRTLAIGSVLALSLLAFPSVRPWVIALWLAVHTTLRFWGRPGWFPLAFCIILLLVRLVPATPAMLVFGVVLTATAWIRFRKRHHPQVAPRQTWLWLLVLWLAWAAMLWEHHRIIHCGRPHFQSFADDATIVCIGDSLTDGMRPDLGYPDALDKMLTNPVINEGFSGIATHQGLDLMPRVLAHQPTVVVIELGGHDFLKGHSRASTKSNLIDMIDQCHANGAEVVLMEIPRGFMLDPFASLERQIAYEKDVELVADTWLRQIVLNSPIAPPGMWMSADSRLSDDGIHSNPKGSKVIAHRVAKAIESLRSVP is encoded by the coding sequence ATGTCCGACGCATTGAACGTCCCGGCACCAGACGACCAGCGATCCGCCGCGGCGCGGATCGCATCATTGTTTCGGCGCGTGATTCGCACTCTGGCGATCGGATCCGTGCTTGCGCTGTCTCTGCTGGCGTTCCCCAGCGTTCGCCCTTGGGTGATCGCCCTGTGGCTTGCAGTCCACACAACATTGCGGTTCTGGGGGCGTCCAGGTTGGTTCCCACTCGCGTTCTGCATCATCCTGTTGCTGGTTCGACTGGTACCAGCCACACCGGCGATGCTGGTGTTCGGCGTCGTGCTGACAGCGACCGCTTGGATTCGATTTCGCAAGCGCCATCATCCGCAGGTTGCACCACGCCAAACGTGGTTGTGGTTGCTTGTACTTTGGTTGGCTTGGGCAGCAATGCTATGGGAACACCACAGGATCATCCACTGTGGTCGCCCCCACTTTCAATCCTTCGCTGACGATGCAACGATCGTATGCATCGGAGACAGCCTGACCGATGGCATGCGGCCCGACCTTGGCTATCCCGATGCGCTAGACAAAATGCTGACCAATCCTGTCATCAATGAAGGATTCTCTGGAATCGCAACCCACCAGGGACTGGACCTGATGCCCCGAGTGCTGGCTCACCAACCCACCGTGGTCGTGATCGAACTTGGCGGCCACGATTTTCTGAAAGGGCACAGTCGTGCATCCACCAAATCGAACCTGATCGACATGATCGACCAGTGTCATGCGAACGGGGCGGAGGTTGTGTTGATGGAGATTCCGCGCGGATTCATGTTGGATCCATTCGCCAGTCTAGAACGACAGATTGCGTATGAGAAAGATGTCGAACTGGTTGCCGATACTTGGCTCCGCCAAATCGTGCTGAACAGCCCCATCGCCCCGCCCGGCATGTGGATGTCCGCCGATTCACGTCTCAGCGACGACGGCATCCACAGCAATCCCAAAGGCAGCAAAGTGATCGCCCATCGAGTCGCCAAAGCAATCGAATCACTTCGCAGCGTTCCTTAG
- a CDS encoding SPFH domain-containing protein yields the protein MSTSLPPNGVRANVKPEYEEQLIANPMSGWGPLAVCFLIVLMGIGSFVTGVSSGSPEFLVPLAALMMFCAVVGLFGLVAIAPNDSRVLLLFGDYKGTIKKSGFFWVIPFFSKRKVSLRIRNFETGSSTTPEQKSKEGVITQAKTRTAGRPSKVNDRDGNPIEISAVVVWKVVDTAEALFEVDDYQNYVEVQSEAALRGLATRYPYDSRDDEVSLRGSTEEICDRLREDIQDRLGKAGVEVLEARISHLAYASEIAAAMLQRQQASAVVAARTQIVEGAVGMVDMALEHLKRDGIVDLTADQRASLVSNLLVVLCSDRHTQPVVQTGS from the coding sequence ATGTCCACAAGTCTTCCCCCGAATGGCGTTCGAGCGAACGTCAAGCCAGAATACGAAGAACAGCTGATCGCGAACCCAATGTCCGGTTGGGGGCCTTTGGCCGTGTGCTTTCTGATCGTGTTGATGGGGATCGGCAGCTTCGTCACGGGCGTCAGCAGTGGTTCGCCCGAGTTTTTGGTGCCGCTGGCTGCGTTGATGATGTTCTGCGCCGTGGTTGGCTTGTTTGGGCTGGTTGCGATCGCGCCCAATGATTCCCGAGTGCTGCTGCTATTTGGCGACTACAAGGGCACGATCAAGAAGTCAGGCTTCTTTTGGGTGATCCCGTTCTTTTCGAAACGAAAAGTGAGTTTACGAATTCGCAACTTCGAAACAGGATCGTCAACAACGCCCGAACAAAAGTCCAAAGAAGGCGTCATCACGCAAGCCAAGACTCGCACCGCGGGTCGTCCATCGAAGGTCAACGACCGCGATGGCAATCCGATCGAAATTTCGGCCGTGGTGGTTTGGAAGGTGGTCGACACGGCCGAAGCTCTGTTTGAAGTCGACGACTATCAAAACTACGTCGAAGTACAAAGCGAAGCGGCCCTCCGCGGGTTAGCGACGCGGTATCCGTATGACAGTCGCGATGACGAGGTGTCGCTGCGTGGCAGTACCGAAGAGATCTGTGATCGGCTTCGCGAGGACATTCAAGACCGACTGGGGAAGGCGGGCGTCGAAGTCCTAGAGGCTCGTATCAGCCATCTGGCCTACGCGTCCGAGATTGCTGCGGCGATGCTGCAGCGTCAGCAAGCCAGTGCGGTCGTTGCGGCTCGGACTCAGATTGTCGAAGGTGCCGTCGGTATGGTGGACATGGCTCTGGAGCACTTGAAACGCGATGGTATCGTTGACCTAACGGCTGACCAACGCGCCAGTCTGGTTTCAAATCTATTGGTCGTCCTGTGCAGCGACCGACACACCCAGCCGGTTGTCCAAACGGGCAGCTAA
- the fae gene encoding formaldehyde-activating enzyme, translating into MSERIVLRTGESLVAGGPPFTAAEPEVVIGELDGPVGTALATLTGDQSMGHSKVFAILNTDIQVRPVTLCVSKVTVKNSRYTNILMGTVQAAIANGVLDAVRAGDLPKDKANDLGIICSVWLNPGVATCEDLDHKALFDIHRKAMAQAIHKAMNNEPSIDWLLDNQDKITHKYYQMGLDGKI; encoded by the coding sequence ATGTCAGAACGTATCGTACTTCGCACCGGCGAATCCTTGGTCGCTGGTGGTCCCCCATTCACGGCCGCGGAACCCGAGGTCGTCATCGGCGAATTGGATGGACCGGTTGGCACCGCGCTGGCAACGTTGACCGGTGATCAGTCGATGGGACACTCCAAGGTGTTTGCCATCTTGAACACCGACATTCAAGTTCGTCCGGTCACGCTATGCGTCAGCAAGGTGACGGTCAAAAACAGTCGCTATACCAATATTCTGATGGGCACCGTCCAAGCGGCGATCGCCAACGGTGTATTGGATGCCGTTCGCGCCGGCGATCTCCCCAAAGACAAAGCCAATGATCTCGGCATCATCTGCAGCGTCTGGCTGAACCCGGGCGTGGCGACCTGTGAAGACTTGGACCACAAGGCATTGTTTGACATCCACCGAAAAGCGATGGCCCAAGCGATCCACAAGGCGATGAACAACGAACCTTCGATCGACTGGCTGCTCGACAACCAGGACAAGATCACCCACAAGTATTACCAAATGGGATTGGACGGAAAAATCTAA